One Microscilla marina ATCC 23134 DNA window includes the following coding sequences:
- a CDS encoding OmpA family protein, whose protein sequence is MIVKRVALLTLVCLCTTLVDAYAQFVREDILYIKPNAQDYLLYTTTRSNFGAFSKILPKSTNIAKKYLYINPEKYSIGETSRYKKIMFPTGNFALMSEERFTDKELKVNKEGIFTFRFDSIPRLGGRHYGLSTTVRYYKQLTYVWVLPEDYEFVDYSCNKPGQWVKKGNTLAYFGYKVNDVLPKIRFRPVLQVTLENVKSLLYEVNSKGMAVTSNSKGVQINCRRGVLFTKGTTAISSLGQNILVRLAKTLKSSVKVRLAIAVPVRNGIDAGRWMLASARGRTMVEQLINRGIDPARIEVNTFGVKTSQAKKGIEIQLINAPKRKQ, encoded by the coding sequence ATGATAGTAAAACGTGTAGCCTTACTCACTTTAGTATGCTTATGCACCACATTGGTTGATGCATATGCCCAGTTTGTTCGGGAAGACATCTTGTATATCAAACCCAATGCGCAAGATTATTTGTTGTATACTACTACCCGCTCTAACTTTGGTGCTTTTTCCAAAATATTGCCTAAGTCTACCAACATTGCAAAAAAATACCTTTACATCAACCCTGAAAAATACAGTATTGGTGAAACCTCTCGCTATAAGAAGATTATGTTTCCTACCGGAAACTTTGCCTTAATGAGCGAAGAACGTTTCACTGACAAAGAGTTGAAGGTAAATAAAGAAGGTATTTTTACCTTTAGGTTTGATTCTATACCAAGGCTAGGAGGGAGACATTATGGCTTATCTACTACTGTTAGATATTACAAACAGCTTACTTATGTGTGGGTACTACCCGAAGATTATGAGTTTGTTGATTATAGCTGCAACAAACCAGGGCAATGGGTAAAAAAAGGGAATACCTTGGCTTATTTTGGCTACAAAGTAAATGATGTATTACCTAAAATCAGGTTTCGCCCTGTGTTACAAGTTACCCTCGAAAACGTGAAATCACTCCTTTATGAAGTTAACTCTAAAGGAATGGCGGTAACCAGTAACAGCAAAGGAGTGCAAATTAATTGTCGTAGGGGAGTATTATTTACCAAGGGCACAACTGCGATTTCATCGCTAGGGCAAAATATTTTGGTAAGGTTGGCAAAAACCCTCAAAAGCTCTGTCAAAGTTCGCCTGGCAATTGCTGTTCCGGTCAGAAATGGAATAGATGCAGGGCGTTGGATGTTGGCGTCGGCAAGGGGGCGCACTATGGTAGAACAACTCATCAACCGAGGCATTGATCCGGCACGCATTGAGGTAAATACATTTGGTGTAAAAACTAGCCAGGCAAAAAAAGGCATTGAAATTCAACTAATTAATGCTCCCAAACGCAAGCAGTAA